The Paenibacillus sp. FSL W8-0426 region CCGTGATCTGATTGTTCCGAATAATTCAAGTTGCTGCCTTAGGTCTTTCCCTAGGTCCTTCCTTAAAACGTGAAGAAGCCCGTCTCCCTTTGGATGCAGGCTTCTTAGTATGCTATTCCTTCACCCGCATCGGGTTCGGAATATCCACGTATAACGGCGTTTCGCCCCGCTGATGGAATCGGCTGAGCAGATTGGCTTTCGCCGGAAGCGTGGGTACAGTGAGCAGGTCGCAGACGATGTGTTCCAGCAACGATCCGGGCAGTGCCTGTTCGCGAAGACGCTCCAGCGTTCGGCTTGCAATATGCCAGAAGGGCATCTCCGACTGTCCGGAGTAATAGGCCAAACGTTGTACGACATGGCTGAGATGATTGACGAAAAAATAATACTTCAAACGATGGCGCGCCTGCTCCTCCGAATACAGGACCGGGCTGTCCCTTTGGACGATCGTCCCGATCCAGCCCTGCTGCTCCGCAAGCTCCCGATTCACGCTGATGCCTTCCAGATCGCGCACGATGAAAGAGGACGGTTTGCCATCATGGAGGCGCAGCATCGAATTTTGCACATGCGCTTCCAGGCTGATTCCCGTTTCGGCGTAGAGCCGCAGCATCGGCGCGACGGTCAGCTCCGCATATTCGCGGAACCAGGCCTGCCAATCCGGCTGAAAATTTGTATCGACTTCTCCGCCTGAACCTGCCTGTTTGCTTTCCCGCACGGCGCGGAACAGAAGCGGTTCGCGTTCGCCGGGCAGCACCTCCATCAGCGAAGCGATGACGTAAGGTATGCCTTGGGCACTGCCGACCTCGTCGGGTGCTTCACGCACGATCATGGAAAAGCCGGACATCAGCTGCTCCCGTCTCGTCGGGGAAGAAGCTTGCGGCGGTTCCAGTGTACGATAGCCTTTTTCCAGCAAAATTTGAAAACGCCGGGACTGCCAACGTTCCTTTATACTCGCCACAATGCTCGACGCATCCAGCGTCCGCAGCAGCTGTTCCTCATTGTTCTCGCGAATGAAATTGGTGATCCGAATATGCAGGGAGAGCTTGTAGAAACACCGATCCTTCGGGTTCCACACCGTCCTGACCGATGAAGTGGGAACCACGGCAGGGCCCGTGCTGCCCAAATCGACCAGGTGCCCCTCTGCCAGTAACTTCTGCACCGATTCAAGCGAGCGCAAGTATCCTGCCTGCCAAGGGTGGCAAGGGAGCAATACGTAATGGCTGCGTTCCGACGGAAGAAGACGATGCGCGGCTTCCCTCATTTCGGCAGGGATCCAGGAAGCGTCCGATGCGCCGTCCGCGGGATCAAGCCAGTCTTCGCCGATCCATTCAGGCGCTGCGGCAAAGCAGCTGAGCGGAAATGTTACGCCATATTCCGGCGAATAAGCGAGCGAATCGGCAGAACTGAAGCCTTCAAGGCTTTTTGGCGTCGGATGGAACGGATGTCCGCACAACAAGGCCTGCTCGGCAGCGTTGAAGTCCAGACTGGCCGGAGGCCCGGACACGTAAGCATGCTCAAGATAGGATTCCATATGCTGCAGGCTGTTGGTAACCATCTGCTGCAACTCGATCTTTTGGGCCATGGCATCATGAGATGTTCCTTGTTGAGACAGCGCAATGTCGTCCAGCAGAAGGGCAACGGCTTCCTCAAAAGATAGCGCTTTCCAATCGTCCGGATGTTGTCGTTCAATTTCGGAGGCATACAGGTTTTCCCCATAAACGTGATGCCCGGCCAGCGAGCGGTGAAGCAGCGAACCGTAAACGATCTGTCCGATGGATGGGAGCTTAATGGCCAGCGATATGTTCGGTAGGCGAGAATCTGTGAAGTAAGGATCATGCTGTCCCGTTTCGCGCAAATAGGCGTTCAGTATCCTGCTCAGCATTTCGCGGCGAGCCAGCAGGGAAGGAGAAGGCGAGCCCTCCTCCAACCAAGCATGGCCTTGTAACGGGTCGATGAGTTGCTCTTTGCTCATGGTCAAGTCGTCCTTTCGTGATTTATTGGAGCGGCACCTGCAAGGGGGCTTGTCTTTCGGACACAGGGCTGCGCGGAACGAGGAATAGAGCTGCAACCATGACAAATCCCATGACGAGGTATACCGCCGATATTCCCCAAGCAGCGCCGATCCAAACGCCAAGCGTAGGTCCCGTGAGCTGCCCGACCATCAGCATGCTGTTGGTTGCGCCGATCCGGACGCCGCGGTCCGAGTCGGTTGACGACCGCAGCACGTTCAGCATGACGGTCTGAAGCAGGGCGCTATAGAAAAAGCCCTGCAGGAAGCGAATGGCGATCAGCCATGCCACGCCAAGCGGAAGTGTATGCGCCAGTACGCAAATTCCGCACAACAGAGCTGCCCAACGGAGATTGCGCTCGGGTGCATGCCGGTCGTTCCGCTTGCCCCACCAGGATGCGCCCACGAGTTCGCCGACGGAAGACATGGCCAGCAGCAGTCCGACGACAAGCGCCGCGGTGGACGACGGAATGAGCTCGCGGATGAATGGCGTAAACATCGTGAATGTTGCAAAATCGACCAGCTTGAACACGATTCCGGCAAGTACCAATCTTCTGGCTAACGGATGAAAAACAAGCGAACGGAACGCGTGTAGAATGCCGCCTTTGTCGGGCGGAGCTTTCGCAGCCGATTCTGTGACTGGAACGGATCGTTGAACTGGCGAAGCTGATCCGTCCGCACTTTTATCCGCAGAAAAAGGGATGGAAAGGCTCTTGCCCGGCTTAGCCGCACCTGCAAGCGAAGAGGCGGCCAGCAGGGCGAAGGCCATCGTCAATCCGGCCGTAATGAACAAGAGCGGGCGGCTTCCCCACGTATTGACGCAGATGCTGCCGAGCAGTGGACCGACGAGCAGTCCGGCTGCCGATGCCCGCTCCAGTCTGCCAAGCGCAAACCCTTGCTGCTTGGCGGGCGCATGCGATCCGACGAAGGCGCTGCTGGCATCGGATATGCCCCCGAAGGCCCCTTGGCAGAGACGGAACAAAAAGAATTGGAACGGCGTCTGTGCGATGCCCATCAAGAACATGCTCAGTGCCAGGCCGACAAGGGCGCGAACGACCATCCATTTGCGGCTCCACCGATCCCCGATTTTCCCCCAGAAGGGAGTGAGCAGGGCGTACGAAAGGGCGGGCGCAGATACGGACAGACCGGTCCACATCAGCACTTCCTCGGGGGTTCCCGCGTTCATGTGCTCCATGTAGTACGGAATGAACGGGCTGATTCCCGTCAGTCCTGCACTGGAAAGAAACCGTCCCCCGGAGAGGATGCGAATGCTCTGGTTCCAGGCTTTATGTGGCATCATTTTGCCGTTTCACCCACCCCGATTTTGGAAATTACAAGCAATTGCTGAACAGATTATCAAGAATGATTCTCAATGTCAATGCCGATTTTTGTGAAAAATTCTCTGTCGATTTTTCGGTTGACAGGAAAAAAAAGGGTATGCATAATAGGTCCTGCGTCCAAATGAGACTAATTATCATTATCAAAAACCCTGCATCTGGACGACAAAAAACTGCCCGGAAAGCTGGTGTAAACCTTTGGAACACAGTGTCCTGCAAGTGAAAAATCAGTCGCTCAACGTTGCCGATTCCATCCTGGATTGCATAGGTCAGACTCCACTGGTTCGCTTGAGTTCGCTATTTGGAGCAAAGGGGCCATCCGTCTATGCCAAGCTGGAGATGATGAATCCCGGCGGCAGCATGAAGGACCGTCCCGCAAGGTACATTATCGAGCAAGGGTTAAGGGATGGAACGATCACGCCCCAAACGCATCTCATCGAGAGCACTTCGGGAAATTTGGGAATCGGGTTGGCCCTTGCGGCGAAAAGGTATGGCCTGAAGTTCACCTGCGTCGTAGATCCGAAGATCACGTCAACGAATTTGCGGATGATCACGTATCTTGGCGCCAACGTGGACATGGTGAGCGAAGCCGACGAACACGGCAGCTATCTGCAATCCCGCATCCGCAGAGTCAAAGAACTGGCCAGCCAAGATCCCGCGGGATACTGGATCAACCAATACGCCAATCCGTTGAACTGGAAAGCCCACTACCACGGTGCCGGACAGGAAATCGTGGAACAGTTGAACGGCCGCATCGACGTTTTGGTTTGCGCGGTCAGCACGACGGGCAGCATTCTCGGGATTTCCCGGAGGGTGAAGGAAGCGAATCCGCAGGCCAGAATCGTGGCCGTGGATGCTGTCGGTTCGGTGATTTTCGGTACGCCATCCAAGCCACGGGAACTGCCGGGCATCGGTGCCAACCGGGTGCCGGAGCTGTTCAGTCCTGCCGAAATCGATCAGGTCATTCATGTGGATGACCGCGAATCGGTGCTTGGCTGCCGCAAACTGCTGGAGCGGGAAGGGATTTTTGCCGGCGGGTCCTCGGGTTCTTTGGTTGCCGCACTGGAGAAATTGTTGCCGACCTTGTCGGCGAATGCAAATGTGGTCACCGTTCTGCCGGACCGCGGCGAACGTTATCTGGATACCGTGTATGACGAACAGTGGGTAGGCCAATTGCCGCCAGGTCCGACCGTTTACCATGCAACCAACTAAATCGAACAAGGGAGAGAATGACGATATGAGTACCGTTCAACAGGAACACAGCCTTTTGTATTTAAATAAACAAGACATTATAGATCTCCAAGGGCTGCAATCAGAACCATATGTCAAAGCAGTTACCCGAGCGTTGGAGCTGCATGCCCGCAAAGATACTGTCCAACCGCTCAAGCCATACCTTCGGGTGAACGAAGAGACCGGGCATATCGCCGACCGGATTATCGCAATGCCCGCCTATGTTGGCGGAGATATTGCGATCAGCGGTTTGAAGTGGATCGGCAGCAAACACGACAATCCGCAAAAACGCCAAAAGGAACGTGCAAGCGCTCTTATCATCCTGAACGACCCCGAAAGCAACTATCCGGTTGCCGTGATGGAGGGCAGCATTATTAGCGGCATGCGGACTGCGGCGGTAACGGTGATCGGTGCCAGGCATTTGGCAAAAGAGGGATTCCGCGTCGTCAGCGTGATCGGCTGCGGCGTCATTGCAAAAATGCAGGCGATGTCGCTGCTGGAGCAATTCAGCTCCATTCGTGAGCTGCACTTGTTTGATCTGAATGCCGATACGGCCCGGAGCCTTGCGGACGAGATAAGCTCCCGCTTCGGCGATGTGGATGTACAAGTAGCCGTATCCTCCGAGCAGGCCGTTCGCAAGGCGGAAGTGCTGGTGACGGCAACGGTGGCTTCTGCGCCTCACATTCCTTACGAGTGGCTGTCCAAAGGCACGTTTGTAAGCAACATTTCGATCATGGACCTGCACAAGGACGCGTTTGTTCAGGCAGACAAGGTGGTGGTGGATGATTGGGACCAGTCCAACCGCGAGAAAAAAATCATCAACCAGCTGGTGCTGGAAGGCAGGTTCTCCCGCGAGCAGCTGCACGCCGAGCTCGGCGAGATTCTGATCGGAGCCAAGCCTGGCCGGGAGCATGACGACGAGATTATCGTACTGAACCCGATGGGCATGGCCATCGAGGATATTTCAAGCGCTGCGGAGATGTATGCCCGTGCGGTTGAGCAGGGGAAAGGAACGCGGCTATGGCTGTAAGTCGGCAGGAACCGAACGTAAGCTTTGAACAGCAGCGCGGGCGTATCCATGCCCACGTTCGCGAAATGAAGCAGCGGGGTCATGAACCGGTGTGCGCTTATATCCGGGACGTGAGTGCATTGGTTAGCCATGTACGTCAGCGCGTGCAATCGATGCCGCCGTCCAGCAGGCTGTTCTATGCCATCAAAGCAAACTCGGAAGAACATGTTCTAAGGGCGTTGGCTCCGGTGGTGCATGGCTTCGAGGTTGCATCACTCGGCGAGGTTGCGAAGGTTCGCGAGGTGTCGGCCGATATTCCGATCGTTTTTGGCGGCCCGGGCAAAACCGAAGCCGAACTGACCGGTGCCATCGATTACGGGGTACAGCTCATTCACGCGGAAAGCCTGCATGAGCTGAACAAGCTGAACGATCTCGCAGGAAAACGCGGCGTGACGGTATCCGTGCTGCTGCGCATCAACCTGAAAGGGCCGCTGCCCCAGGCCACGCTGGCGATGGGCGGACGTCCCACCCAGTTCGGCATCGATGAGGACATACTGCCGATCGTGGCGGAGCTGGCCATGGGGATGGAGAATGTCAGGGTGGAAGGATTTCACTTCCACTCGCTCTCCAACAACCTTGCCGCAGACCAGCATGTGAAGCTGGTCGAATATTATTGCCGACTTGCCCGCGAATGGGCCGCGCAATATGGTTTTCCTTTGCGGTATTTGAACGCGGGAGGAGGAATCGGCGTGAACTATGCGGATCTGGAACGACAATTCGAGTGGGAGGCATTCGTAGGGGAACTTGCTCCAATGCTGGACAGGGAATTGCCTCAAGGCACCACGCTGCTGTTTGAGTGCGGCCGCTATCTTACGGCATCCAGCGGTTATTATGCGACAGAAGTGCTGGACGTGAAAAAGAACCATGGGCGGACATATGCCATCGTGCGCGGCGGCACGCATCATTTTCGGCTGCCGGTGTCCTGGCAGCACAGTCACCCGTTCGAGGTGATCCGCGTGGAGGAGTGGCCGCATGAATACGCGCGGCCTGCGGTGTACGGGGAACCATTCACGGTTGTCGGGCAGCTGTGCACGCCGAAGGACGTGCTGGCAAGCGATGTCGTTGCCGGCGAGGTGCGCGTCGGGGACATTCTGCTGTTTCAATATGCCGGTGCTTACGGCTGGGCCATTTCGCATCATGATTTTCTCAGCCATCCCCATCCTGAGCATGTGTATTTGACTTCATCGCCGCAACAAGAGCATCCGCAGGAATCAGGGGAATCTGAGCAGAGCAGGTAGGCAGTGCATGACAAAAATTTGATCAGGGAGGTACCGCGCGCATGAATGGTTTAGCAGCATCGCTCGCCAGGTCCGACGAATGGATTCGGGTACGACGACGGGTTTTCAGGCAGCTTATCGAATCGCTGCTGTACGAGCAAGTGATTCAGGAGCCTGTCATTAAGGGGCAGAAAGAGGAAGAGTACGTGTTGGTAGGGAGGACAGAAAGAGGAGAACCGGTACAATACGCATTCAGGGCTGTTCGCAAAAAAAGCTTTGGCCGGATCCGCTTGTCCGAGCAGCCGATCCTGCGCATCACGCCTGAGGGGAGCGCGGAGGCGGAATCCTTGCCGCGCTTTCTGCTGGAGATGTCCGCCGGAATCGTCGGTACGACAGCAGAATTGCTCTCAAGGTTTGCGTCCGAGCTGGAGCAAACGCTGCTGAAGGACGCTCAAGCGGTTCGCTGGAGGTCAGGGCTGCCTGACCCGGAGACCCCGGACTACGACGAATGGGAGTCAGCCCTGATTGAAGGGCATCCATACCATCCTTGTTATAAATCGAGAATCGGGTTCACGCTGGAGGACAATATGGCGTATGGCCCGGAATTCCGGCCCGAATTCCGAATCGTCTGGTTGGCGATCCGCCGGGAAGCGGTCGTGGTCACGCTCTCGGAAACGCTTGGCACCTACGACGAGTTCGTGCATGAGGAGCTGGGTGAGGGTGAGCTGAAGAGGTTCGGGGAAATCGTACGAGAGACGTTGCCCCACGTCGATGCGAATGACTATGCATACGTACCTGTTCACCCGTGGCAGTGGGAACGGATCATATCGGCAGCCTGTCTGGATCAGCTTCACACTGGAGAGATCGTGTATCTTGGACAAGCCGGGGATATGTACCGTCCCCAGCAATCCATTCGCACGCTGACGAATGTTGCCGATTCGGGCAAGCCTTACGTGAAGCTGCCGATGAACATCGTGAACACGTCTTCGGGCCGCATTTTGGCGCAGCATACGATCATGAATGCGGCGCGCATCTCCGACTGGCTGGGCAGCATCGTGACGCGAGATGTCTTTCTGGGGCAAGAGCTGGGCCTGATCGTGCTGAAGGAAATCGCGGGCATTTCGTACCGCCACCAGAAGCTGCCGGAGCTGCTCGAACGAAACGTGTATGGCTCGCTGGGTGCCATTTGGCGGGAAAGCCTGCATCCTCGGCTCGGGGCGGATGAGACAGCTCTGCCGTTTAATGCGCTGACCCAGCTTGATCGCGAGGGAAAACCGATCATTGCTCCATGGGTGGAGCGTTATGGACTGGAGAGCTGGTCCGCTCAGTTGCTGCGCGTATCAGTAGTGCCGCTGCTTCACCTGCTGTATGCACACGGCGCAGGGCTGGAATCTCATGCGCAGAACATGATCCTCATCTTGAAGCAAGGCTGGCCGACTCGCATTGCGCTTAAAGATTTTCACGACGGCGTCCGCTACTGTCCGTCCTTGCCGCACCCGCTGGGCTATCCAAGCATCGAATATCCGCCAGCCAATCATCACGGGGTGAACCGCAATTCATTCGTGGAGAAGGAAGAGCCCGCCGAAGTGAAAGATTTCCTGCTGGATGCGCTGCTGTTCATCAACCTGACGGAGATTTCGCTTTTCCTGGAGAAGCATTACGGGTTAGGCGAGGAGGCATGGTGGGAAACGCTGGCCGGGATTATTCGGCGTTATCAGGAAAGGTTCCCGGAACTGCGGGAACGGTTCGAGCAATTCGACGTATTTTCGCCCGAGATCGAGATCGAGCAGTTAACCCGGCGGCGCATACACGCAGGTCCAGGAGATTGTGTTCAACGGGCAGCAAATCCGCTGCATGCATACAGGCCTGTACGGCAGAACGAACCTGTTGGAGGAGGGAACGCATGAGTACAGAAGCAGCATGGGAGGATTCGCAGACGAGTATGGGGGATATCAAGCCAAACCCGGAGAGGGCAGAGTCAGAAAGGCAGCTGCGGCAGCAAAGACTTTACTTCGAGGCACTATCCTCCCACCACTACCCAGCTGCCCGCAGGCGCATCTTCAGGCAGCTGGTCGAATCATTGCTTTACGAGAGAATTATCCAAGCAACGTCGACCGAGCAGGCGGATGGGAACACACTATGGACGCTGGAAGGCCGAGGCCTGAATGGGGAGCAAGTGCATTATTTCTGCAAAGGCAAAAGACATCTGACGTTTGGCCGCCTGCGGCTGACGGACGAACCGATCATGAGAGTGATGAAGCAAGGATCATGCCAAGAGCAGAAAGAGGCGGATTCCATCCCGCTTTTCCTGCTTGAAGTCGTCCGGGGAACCGGGGCTGATGAAGCAAAGCTGCTGCATTTTATCCGGGAGCTGGAGCAGACCTTGATCAACGATACGCTGGCTCGCCATGTCCGTTCACTGCGGCAGGCTGATCCCGTGCCGGTACACGATGAAGAGTGGGAGCAGCGGGTCATCGAGGGCCATCCCTATCATCCCAGCTACAAATCACGCATCGGCTTTCGTGTGGCAGATCAGCTGAAGTATGGGCCGGAATTCGGGAATGCCATCAGGCCGTTATGGCTGGCTGTCCGCAAAGAGCGGGTGCGTGTCAGTCGTTCAGCACAAGCACGAGTGATCGGATCTGCTAACAACGGGGAATGGGTACGCGAACAGATTGGGGAAGAGACGTTATCCCGATTTGATCGGTTCCTCCGCGAAAATGGAGCCCATGCCGCCGATGCGTACACGCTGATCCCCGTACATCCCTGGCAATGGGAGTCGGTAATCACCTCCGTATTGGCAGAGGATTTGCGGAATGGATACATCGTCCCGCTGGGGATCGGCGATCACGCATACACGGCACAGCAATCCATTCGTACGCTGGCGAATCGCTCCCGTCCGGATCTGGCTTCGCTGAAGCTGTCGCTCAGCATCATCAACACGTCCACGGGCAGGGTGATCGCGCCGCACACGGTACAGAACGCTCCCCTCATCACGGACTGGCTTCAGGGAATTGCCAGCGAAGACCCTTATCTAAGGGATGAACTGCGCGTCATCATGCTTGGCGAGATAGTCGGGGCCGCATACGATAACAGTCATGTTCCCGACATGCTCCAACCGGATGGTTACGGCGTATTGTCTTGCATCTGGAGGGAGAGCGTGTATGCGCAACTCGGAACGGGTGAATCGGTCTTGCCGTTCAACGCGCTCGCCACGCTGGATGCCGAAGGCTGCCCGGTCATCGAGCCATGGATCGGACGCTATGGCGCAGAAGCATGGTTGAACGATCTGTTGAATGTGTCAGTCCTTCCCCTTATTCACTGGTTGTTCGCCCATGGCATCGCATTGGAATCGCACGCCCAGAATATGCTGCTAATCCACGATGATGGCAAGCCCCTTCGGATTGCCCTGAAGGATTTTCACGACGGCATCCGTTTCAAGACAGATTTGCTGGCAGAGCCCGGTCGCTGCCCGGAACTGGTGGATGTACCGGAATACCACCGCAGAGTGAACGGCAATTCGTTCCTGGTTGCGGAAGAAGCGGAAGCAGTGCGCGATTTCGTGCATGATGCCTTTTTCTTTATCAACCTGGGCGAATTGGCTTTGTTCATGCAAGAGCATTACGGCATTCCAGAGCGGCATTTCTGGAACCGAATTCGCCGAATCATCGAGCAGTACCAGCACCGATTCCCGGAACATCAAGCGAGATACGAGGCGTTTTCTTTGTTCGAGCCGGAGATCGGAGTTGAACAGCTGACGAAACGGAGGATGTATCCGGATGACGAATTGAGAATGCATCAAGTTCCCAACCCGCTCTCTGAACCAAGCAATGTACTCTCTTAAATGCAGCCATTCAAAAAAGTATATGAGATCAACAGATTTTTGCATGGACATAATCCGGAAAAATGGGCTATTGTCTTAATAATGATAATCATTATTAATTAGCACGCAGAGAGGAGAATTGGGGGTCATATGGCAATGCAGGTAAAGAGACAAAACAAAGGCAAGTTATCTTGGGGACAATGGGCCTTGTTAGCGATATTGATGTTGGTACTGGCAGGTTGCGGGAATGCCGGGTCGGGTGCTGCAACGAACTCGGCAGTCGAAACGGGAACAACCGACACCAAGCAGGAGGAACAAGCTGCAAACGCAGTCGACACACGCACGATCACGGATGCGTACGGTGAAGTAGATGTTCCGGCCGATGCCAGCCGCGTCGTCGTGCTGGACATCGGTGCACTGGATAATTTGCTGCAACTGGGCGTGAAACCTGTAGGAGCGCCATCGATCCTGGCACCGGGCGAGCCGTACCCGGCTTATTTGCAAGGAACGGACGGCATCGAAAACATCGGTTCCGTCAACGAGCCGAATCTGGAAGCCATCGATGCTTTGAAACCGGACCTGATCATCGGCAATAAAGATACGCATGACGCCATTCACGATCAGTTGAAACAAATTGCGCCAACCGTTTTCGTTGAAACGCTTGGAGTGACCTGGAAAGAAAACCTGAAGCTTCATGCGGAGGCGGTAAACAAACAGGAAGAAGGCCAAAAACTGCTGGAAGGTTACGAGCAGCGCGCTGCTGAATTGAAAGCCGCATTGGCCGGACAGGATGCCAAGGAAGTATCGCTGATCCGTCCGCGTGAGGACAAAATCCAGATTTACCTGAAAGAAACGTTTGCAGGAACGATCATGGAGGATGCCGGAATCGTGCGCCCGGCGGCCCAGCAGGAGGCAGGCTTTTCGAAGGACGTCACCGAAGAACAGATTGCCGATCTCGACGGGGACATCATTCTCTGGTTCAATCGGGAGCAGGATGCCTTCGCCAAGTTGGAAAAAAGCCCGCTGTGGGCCACGTTGAAAGGGGTCCAAAGCAAGGCTGTGCATCCGGTCGATTGGGAATACTGGCTCAGCGGGCTGGGGATCCAAGCCGTGAACCAAGTACTGGACGATCTGAACCAATATGTGGCGAATCCATCATAAGGTTTGTCCGGTGCCGGTGTAATGAAGCCGCAGAATGACGTCTATAATGAAGGATTTTTATAGCATGCGCTCGAATTGGGTCGTCAACGTGACGATCCAATTTTTCTGCATCAACAGGCTGCTGTCATTGATTCCGTTTTATATAGAAGAAACTCGGATCTTTAATCATATCGTTACCTTAGAAATAGATCAGCTATGTGGGGCAAGAGGTGGATTTAACAATGAGGATGAATACAGGATTACGAGCGA contains the following coding sequences:
- a CDS encoding iron-siderophore ABC transporter substrate-binding protein, which gives rise to MAMQVKRQNKGKLSWGQWALLAILMLVLAGCGNAGSGAATNSAVETGTTDTKQEEQAANAVDTRTITDAYGEVDVPADASRVVVLDIGALDNLLQLGVKPVGAPSILAPGEPYPAYLQGTDGIENIGSVNEPNLEAIDALKPDLIIGNKDTHDAIHDQLKQIAPTVFVETLGVTWKENLKLHAEAVNKQEEGQKLLEGYEQRAAELKAALAGQDAKEVSLIRPREDKIQIYLKETFAGTIMEDAGIVRPAAQQEAGFSKDVTEEQIADLDGDIILWFNREQDAFAKLEKSPLWATLKGVQSKAVHPVDWEYWLSGLGIQAVNQVLDDLNQYVANPS